From Candidatus Nomurabacteria bacterium:
CGGATTCACAAACTTTGGATCAGTACAATCCTCAAGGAGTATTTGCACGCCTTCCTTGGCAGTACCGGCGGCAAAATGTGCGACGATCGGTGCGCCTGATGAGATACCGACCATCGTCGAGAATGCGTTTGTAAAGCCCCGTTCTTCTAGCGCCAGTACCGCACCTACACCATAGACACCACGCATCAGCCCACCACCTTGAATCAAGAGCGGTCTAATATGTTCGTGTGGTTGGCTCGTTTCGCGTAAACGTTTCTTTTCACGCAGCGCAGCGATAACTGAATGGTCTCCATCAAAAATCATGCTTGTCTCACTATAGTATCATTGATAGAGTACAGTACTCCAATATGAGCACGTATATCCAAAACCGCAAAGCTCGCTTTGATTTTGAGATCCTTGAAACACTCGAGGCTGGTTTGGTGTTGCATGGGTTTGAAGTGAAGGCTATTCGAGCTGGGAAGGGCCGGCTGGAAGGGGCGTATGTGATCATTCGCGGTGGTGAGGCATTCCTCGTCGGTGCTACCATCACCCCCTTCCAGCCAGCCAACACCCCAAAAAGCTACGATCCCGAACGTGCCCGCAAGCTGCTTCTGTCTAAGAAAGAACTCACACACCTCGAGCAACAGACCGAAACTGATCGGTTGACAGCTGTGCCACTTAAGTTGTATAATTCTGGCCGGAATATCAAGCTTGAAATTGCGATCGCACGTGGTAAAAAGAAGTTTGATAAACGCGAAAGCATCAAAGCTCGCGACACCAAGCGAGACATTGATCGTACTTTGAAAAGTCAGTATTAAATTAACTGTAAAACGGTGGGTATGAAGCCCCACCATTGTAAAACTGTTCCTGGGGAGGAAAAATGGCTTTTTCAGCTCATGAAGACTTACTGGCAATTGCTGCTCTGACCGGAGCGGACACAACACCATACGGTGGAAACACTGCACTACAGATGACAGATCGTCAGCTGTGTCGTGCGGGTATCTGTATCCAATCCGAACGACAGATGCGCCAGGCGGAACAAAAAGTCAAACAGAGAGAGAAACCAACTCGGTAACCCCGATCGTCGGACGGTACACACACCGTCCGACCTACCGTTTTGCAGTTAATGATGTACACCGTTCCCGCAGTGCGTACGGGCGGGAAATTCCTCACGGAATTTCCCGCCCGCCCCTACCGCGGGGATGCCAGGCATCGACGGTTAGTCGTGTCGGATGTGTGCGTGTCGAAATTGGTAATCAATTCGTTAAAAGGTTCCACTCTGTACGTGCAAACAAAGCAGTACCAAGTCCTTACGCTCGCGCGTTTGGATTCGCACCCGCTGTAGCGTAACTTAACGCTCGCCGATGCG
This genomic window contains:
- the smpB gene encoding SsrA-binding protein SmpB encodes the protein MSTYIQNRKARFDFEILETLEAGLVLHGFEVKAIRAGKGRLEGAYVIIRGGEAFLVGATITPFQPANTPKSYDPERARKLLLSKKELTHLEQQTETDRLTAVPLKLYNSGRNIKLEIAIARGKKKFDKRESIKARDTKRDIDRTLKSQY